A portion of the Corynebacterium rouxii genome contains these proteins:
- a CDS encoding DUF3817 domain-containing protein, which produces MTTPTIHPERKRRVAQALRYFSIAAWATGVMLLVLVVRMVCQYGLHMEIPEWAKYIAQVHGLFYIVYLITSLNLGTKARWSPVKWLVTALGGVVPFLSFFVEHWRRKDVTETFQLDRN; this is translated from the coding sequence ATGACTACCCCAACCATTCACCCTGAGCGTAAGCGTCGTGTAGCCCAAGCTTTGCGCTATTTTTCGATCGCCGCATGGGCAACCGGTGTCATGCTCCTTGTGCTGGTTGTCCGCATGGTCTGCCAGTACGGTTTGCACATGGAGATCCCTGAGTGGGCGAAGTACATTGCCCAGGTTCATGGTTTGTTCTACATCGTTTACCTGATCACGTCGTTGAACTTGGGCACCAAGGCGCGCTGGTCGCCGGTTAAGTGGCTGGTCACTGCCCTTGGTGGTGTGGTGCCGTTCTTGTCCTTCTTTGTTGAGCACTGGCGTCGTAAGGATGTGACTGAGACGTTCCAGTTGGATCGCAATTAA
- the rdgB gene encoding RdgB/HAM1 family non-canonical purine NTP pyrophosphatase produces MKVLVASNNAKKLGELRTILENAGLSSVEVVPLSAIDAYDEPVEDGRTFADNALIKARAGASHSGLITIADDSGFAVEELNGMPGVLSARWSGQHGNDAANNELVLAQMKHVPEERRHAAFVSVCALVTPDGDEHVVESRWEGRMLTAPRGANGFGYDPLFVPAEEDTAGTGRTSAEMSPAEKNAISHRGKALQQLVPIIAGYNA; encoded by the coding sequence GTGAAAGTACTCGTAGCCTCCAACAACGCCAAGAAGCTCGGCGAGCTGCGCACCATCTTGGAAAACGCAGGTCTGAGCAGTGTCGAGGTTGTGCCGCTTTCGGCTATCGACGCCTACGACGAGCCCGTGGAAGACGGCCGCACCTTCGCCGACAACGCCTTGATCAAAGCCCGTGCCGGCGCTAGCCACAGCGGGCTCATCACGATTGCCGACGACTCTGGGTTCGCCGTCGAAGAGCTCAACGGAATGCCAGGGGTACTGTCTGCTCGCTGGTCTGGACAACATGGCAACGACGCAGCCAACAACGAGCTGGTGCTGGCACAGATGAAACATGTACCAGAGGAGCGTCGACACGCGGCGTTTGTGTCCGTCTGTGCGCTCGTGACCCCCGACGGCGACGAACACGTTGTAGAAAGCCGCTGGGAAGGCCGCATGCTCACCGCACCCCGCGGCGCCAACGGCTTCGGCTACGACCCACTGTTCGTACCCGCTGAAGAAGATACAGCCGGCACAGGGCGCACCTCAGCAGAAATGAGCCCGGCGGAAAAGAACGCCATCTCACACCGCGGCAAAGCTCTCCAGCAACTCGTTCCCATCATCGCGGGATACAACGCATAA
- the rph gene encoding ribonuclease PH encodes MTDFSRADGRAVDQMRTVKITRGFTSNPAGSVLVEFGNTRVMCTASVELGVPRFKRDSGEGWLTAEYAMLPAATAERNARESMRGKVKGRTHEISRLIGRSLRAAVDLGELGENTINIDCDVLQADGGTRTASITGAYVALADAIAVLKEQGVVPGNPLKAPVAAVSVGVIDGQVCLDLPYEEDSRADVDMNVIMQGDRFVEIQGTGEHNTFDRDELAVILDFAHKGCQELFAAQKAALEL; translated from the coding sequence ATGACTGATTTTTCTCGTGCAGACGGCCGCGCCGTCGACCAGATGCGTACTGTTAAAATCACCCGCGGTTTTACCTCTAACCCAGCCGGCAGCGTTCTTGTAGAGTTCGGCAACACCCGCGTGATGTGCACCGCCTCCGTTGAGCTCGGTGTGCCTCGCTTCAAGCGTGACTCCGGCGAAGGCTGGCTCACCGCCGAATACGCGATGTTGCCAGCTGCCACCGCTGAGCGCAATGCTCGCGAATCTATGCGCGGCAAGGTCAAGGGCCGCACCCATGAGATTTCTCGTCTGATTGGGCGCTCCCTGCGTGCCGCTGTTGACCTCGGCGAGCTTGGTGAAAACACCATCAACATCGACTGCGACGTTTTGCAGGCCGACGGTGGCACCCGCACCGCTTCGATCACCGGCGCATACGTGGCCCTTGCCGACGCCATCGCGGTGCTCAAAGAACAAGGCGTAGTCCCTGGTAATCCTCTTAAGGCACCAGTAGCTGCGGTGTCTGTCGGTGTGATCGATGGCCAAGTGTGTCTCGATTTGCCCTATGAGGAAGATTCCCGCGCAGACGTTGACATGAACGTGATCATGCAGGGCGATCGCTTTGTGGAAATCCAGGGCACCGGCGAGCACAACACCTTTGATCGTGACGAGCTGGCTGTGATCTTGGACTTCGCACACAAGGGATGCCAAGAACTGTTCGCCGCACAGAAGGCAGCCTTGGAACTGTGA
- a CDS encoding MBL fold metallo-hydrolase, producing the protein MKLTILGSSGSVGAPDNPSSGYLIQFENSPSIAMDFGHGVMGELQRIQDPNDAHVVFSHMHADHCMDFPALMVWRRFHPTQPAPGRNLCGGPKDAPVVLGRLSSNSIDKVDDMSDTFAFIPWEPGKEELFGAVTITPWPTIHPIDSYALRLKETRTGKVIAYSGDAAYAENLIDCARDADLFLCEATWGATSEGKAPNMHMSGAEAGRLARLAGAKKLVLVHIPPWSDTSEALAAARTEFDGEVLVGEHGLELTV; encoded by the coding sequence ATGAAGCTGACCATTCTCGGAAGTTCTGGAAGCGTAGGTGCGCCAGACAATCCTTCCTCCGGCTACCTCATTCAGTTCGAGAATTCCCCGAGCATTGCGATGGACTTTGGCCACGGTGTGATGGGCGAACTCCAACGGATTCAGGACCCCAACGACGCCCACGTGGTGTTTTCACACATGCACGCCGACCACTGCATGGATTTCCCTGCGCTGATGGTGTGGCGTCGCTTCCACCCAACGCAGCCCGCGCCGGGACGAAACCTTTGTGGCGGCCCGAAGGATGCGCCAGTGGTGTTGGGCCGGCTCAGCAGTAATTCCATCGACAAAGTGGATGACATGTCGGATACGTTCGCGTTCATCCCGTGGGAGCCTGGTAAGGAAGAACTCTTTGGCGCGGTGACCATCACCCCATGGCCGACGATTCACCCCATTGATTCCTATGCGCTGCGTTTGAAGGAAACACGCACCGGAAAAGTGATCGCGTATTCCGGTGACGCAGCCTACGCGGAAAACTTGATCGATTGTGCCCGCGACGCTGACCTTTTTCTGTGCGAGGCCACATGGGGAGCTACCAGCGAAGGCAAAGCCCCGAACATGCACATGAGTGGTGCTGAGGCTGGTCGGTTGGCGCGCCTTGCTGGTGCGAAGAAACTCGTGCTCGTGCACATCCCACCATGGAGTGACACCAGCGAGGCTCTTGCTGCGGCACGCACCGAATTTGACGGTGAGGTCCTCGTTGGCGAGCACGGTCTGGAGCTGACAGTGTAG
- the murI gene encoding glutamate racemase, which yields MNNAPIGIFDSGVGGLTVARVIMEQLPNESVIYIGDTANSPYGPKPIAQVRELSLAIGEELVRRGCKMIVIACNTATSAALRDLRERFDVPVLGVILPAVRRAVSTTRNGKIGVIGTEGTIKSGAYQELFAASPSVEVFAQACPSFVSFVERGITSGRQILGVAQGYVEPLQAAGVDTLVLGCTHYPLLTGVIQLAMGDHVTLVSSAEETAKDVLKTLSMTDMLASEDSTPVRTFESTGDPVLFAQLAERFLGPHVTHVEKFAGM from the coding sequence GTGAATAACGCACCGATCGGGATTTTTGATTCTGGCGTCGGCGGGTTGACCGTGGCGCGGGTGATCATGGAACAGCTGCCCAACGAGTCGGTGATCTATATCGGGGACACTGCCAATAGCCCCTATGGTCCGAAGCCGATTGCGCAGGTTCGTGAGTTGTCGCTGGCGATCGGCGAGGAGCTGGTGCGCCGCGGCTGTAAGATGATCGTGATTGCCTGCAACACGGCAACGTCGGCAGCTTTGCGGGATTTACGGGAGCGTTTCGACGTCCCCGTCTTGGGTGTGATCCTTCCCGCTGTGCGCAGGGCAGTCTCGACAACTCGCAACGGGAAAATCGGTGTGATTGGTACAGAAGGCACGATCAAGTCGGGGGCGTATCAAGAACTTTTTGCGGCCAGCCCCTCGGTGGAGGTGTTCGCGCAAGCATGCCCAAGCTTTGTCAGCTTTGTGGAACGCGGTATTACTTCGGGCCGCCAGATTTTGGGTGTGGCCCAAGGCTATGTGGAACCTCTGCAAGCCGCAGGCGTGGATACTTTGGTGCTCGGGTGCACCCACTACCCGTTGCTGACGGGGGTGATTCAGCTGGCGATGGGCGATCACGTCACGTTGGTGTCGTCGGCAGAAGAAACCGCAAAAGATGTGCTGAAAACCTTGAGCATGACAGACATGCTGGCCAGCGAGGATTCCACGCCTGTGCGAACCTTCGAGTCGACAGGGGATCCGGTGCTATTCGCACAGTTAGCGGAGCGGTTCTTGGGGCCTCATGTGACGCACGTGGAAAAATTCGCGGGTATGTAA
- a CDS encoding rhomboid family intramembrane serine protease, which yields MKTGVLAALGYVITIWAVHVINIVFFGGYLAQILGIHPLDIPSVWHIFTSPFIHGSQAHLMANTVPGAIFAFLVGLSGKRAFWEVTFIVAVLGGLGTWVFGGIGTSHIGASGMIYGWLAYLVVRGMFNRSLAQAALGVVLAFMYGGLVWGVLPLEPGVSWQAHLFGAVGGVVAGAAISSDDPKPRRKELQ from the coding sequence ATGAAAACAGGCGTGCTTGCAGCCCTTGGCTATGTCATAACAATCTGGGCCGTCCACGTTATCAATATCGTATTTTTTGGCGGCTACCTAGCGCAGATCCTCGGCATCCATCCGTTAGATATTCCCAGCGTGTGGCATATTTTCACCTCGCCATTCATCCATGGCAGCCAAGCGCACCTGATGGCCAACACTGTTCCCGGCGCGATCTTTGCGTTCCTCGTCGGCCTGTCCGGCAAGCGGGCGTTCTGGGAGGTGACGTTCATCGTAGCAGTGCTCGGCGGGTTAGGTACGTGGGTTTTCGGTGGCATCGGCACAAGCCATATTGGTGCATCGGGAATGATTTATGGCTGGCTGGCGTATCTTGTGGTGCGAGGGATGTTTAACCGCAGTCTCGCACAGGCGGCGCTTGGCGTGGTCTTGGCATTTATGTATGGCGGCTTGGTGTGGGGTGTGCTGCCGCTGGAGCCAGGGGTGTCGTGGCAGGCGCACCTGTTTGGGGCTGTTGGCGGGGTAGTAGCGGGTGCTGCTATTTCGTCGGATGATCCGAAACCGCGTAGGAAGGAATTGCAGTGA
- a CDS encoding P1 family peptidase translates to MGGLIDVPGVLVGHRSLGDTGCTVVVTPESAIGAVDVRGGGPGTRETDLLEPHNTVQRVHAVVLSGGSAFGLATADGVMRTLDSRGIGFPVPGGVSVPIVPGAVIFDLLVGDPRHRPTAADGEAAVQDAFDGGSATAVGSVGAGCAATAGVLRGGFGQASQRVGDYVVAAGVVANPVGSVVDRSTGRMWADPDMRVDPEKFSQLKGLETKLNTTIGVIATDAPVTKAQAQRLAMVGHDGIAVAIRPAHSPLDGDTLFAISTGDGAGVDVDTLAQLSRAAAEVVAQAIVSAVVNATSAYGLTALSEIAVTQ, encoded by the coding sequence ATGGGCGGGCTTATCGACGTCCCCGGCGTACTCGTCGGTCACCGCAGCCTTGGCGATACTGGCTGCACCGTGGTGGTAACACCTGAGTCTGCAATCGGCGCGGTAGATGTTCGCGGTGGCGGACCAGGTACGAGAGAAACAGATCTGTTGGAGCCGCACAACACAGTGCAGCGAGTGCATGCGGTGGTGCTATCGGGAGGATCCGCATTCGGTCTTGCCACTGCTGATGGCGTGATGCGCACACTCGATTCGCGTGGCATTGGGTTCCCCGTGCCAGGTGGGGTAAGTGTGCCCATCGTGCCAGGGGCTGTCATCTTTGATCTACTAGTAGGGGATCCGCGCCACCGTCCAACGGCTGCCGATGGAGAAGCAGCAGTGCAAGACGCATTTGATGGCGGTTCGGCCACCGCAGTGGGCTCGGTTGGCGCTGGATGCGCTGCTACCGCGGGGGTGCTCAGAGGTGGGTTCGGGCAGGCGTCGCAACGCGTGGGAGATTATGTGGTTGCCGCTGGTGTGGTGGCTAATCCAGTGGGATCCGTGGTGGATCGGAGCACTGGGCGGATGTGGGCTGATCCTGACATGCGCGTAGATCCGGAGAAGTTCTCCCAGCTCAAGGGTCTAGAAACCAAGCTCAATACGACTATTGGTGTGATTGCCACTGATGCGCCGGTAACCAAAGCACAAGCGCAACGGCTCGCCATGGTCGGCCACGACGGGATTGCTGTGGCAATCCGACCTGCGCACTCGCCGTTGGACGGGGACACGCTGTTTGCCATTTCGACGGGTGACGGCGCTGGCGTGGACGTCGATACGCTGGCACAGCTATCGCGCGCGGCTGCGGAAGTGGTAGCCCAAGCCATCGTGTCCGCGGTGGTCAATGCAACATCGGCCTATGGACTTACAGCACTATCGGAAATCGCGGTGACTCAATGA
- a CDS encoding DUF2017 domain-containing protein, translating into MEAWKKKKGLFKGARFQCTLEPIEREVLGNLAANVSEVLISRAQSAPKDELAELTGMGGGHTEAPEDPGLARLLPDFEMEGDEEFDGDNSLLRSLHENDITRAKLANLQTIGQALGPDGSVFVTVTEEEAQAWVAGLNDIRLYLASSEVQDTEDRDALVEWLAFAQESLLTAMMGSLD; encoded by the coding sequence GTGGAAGCCTGGAAAAAGAAAAAGGGCCTGTTCAAGGGGGCACGGTTTCAGTGCACGCTTGAACCTATTGAACGGGAAGTGCTGGGAAATCTAGCAGCAAATGTGTCGGAGGTTCTGATCTCCAGAGCACAGTCGGCGCCCAAAGATGAACTGGCAGAGTTAACTGGCATGGGTGGTGGGCATACGGAAGCTCCGGAAGATCCGGGTCTTGCACGTTTGCTGCCTGATTTCGAGATGGAAGGTGATGAGGAATTCGACGGTGACAATTCGTTGCTGCGAAGTCTTCACGAAAACGACATCACGCGCGCCAAGCTCGCCAACCTGCAAACCATTGGCCAAGCGCTCGGGCCAGACGGCAGCGTGTTCGTCACCGTCACCGAGGAGGAAGCCCAAGCGTGGGTGGCTGGTCTCAACGACATTCGCCTGTACCTAGCTTCGAGTGAGGTACAGGATACGGAAGATCGTGACGCGCTCGTCGAGTGGCTTGCTTTTGCACAGGAATCCCTGCTCACGGCGATGATGGGGTCGTTAGATTAA
- the clpS gene encoding ATP-dependent Clp protease adapter ClpS: protein MYGATNDVNAPDVVLSSHMATPSLDEEMSVEVASSENLPWMCIVWDDPVNLMSYVTYVFQTILGYSKKRATELMMQVHTEGKAVVSSGERDKVEADVKKLHTAGLWATMQQGG from the coding sequence ATGTATGGCGCGACGAATGACGTGAATGCCCCTGACGTGGTGCTTTCTTCACACATGGCTACCCCCTCCCTTGATGAGGAAATGTCTGTCGAAGTGGCATCCAGCGAAAATCTGCCGTGGATGTGCATCGTGTGGGATGACCCAGTCAACCTGATGAGCTACGTCACCTATGTGTTTCAAACAATTCTTGGATACAGCAAAAAGCGAGCCACTGAGCTGATGATGCAGGTGCATACCGAAGGCAAAGCAGTTGTCTCTTCCGGTGAACGAGACAAAGTAGAAGCCGACGTAAAAAAGCTGCATACCGCAGGCCTATGGGCCACCATGCAGCAAGGCGGCTAG
- a CDS encoding nicotinate phosphoribosyltransferase, producing MTHNQSTALLTDMYELTMLQSALADGTAERQCTFEVFGRRLPNERRYGVVAGTPRVLEAVQNFRFTEAQLASLTFLNDTTLEYLRNYRFTGHIDGYREGELYFPHSPILTVRGTFAECVILETVILSIMNADSAVATAAARMVTAADGRTIIEMGSRRTHEYAAVTATRAAYLAGFSATSNLEAVHRYGIPGSGTAAHAWTLLHVNEDGTPNEKSAFESQVKAQGTGTTLLIDTYDIAQGVRNAIEVAGPELGAVRIDSGDLGVMTRRVRQELDNLGAHNTQIVVSSDLDEYAIAGLRGNPVDVFGVGTSVVTGSGAPTAGMVYKLVEVDGNPVSKRSRGKGMLGGAKRAARTHRASGTAVEELVFPYEHPVPQVGTLTSVELTIPLMRDGVVVEGLPTLEESRAYLAKQLITIPWEGLALSRDEPVLATRHVGFDQ from the coding sequence GTGACTCATAATCAATCGACTGCGCTTCTCACCGACATGTATGAGCTGACCATGTTGCAATCAGCGCTTGCCGACGGCACCGCAGAGCGCCAATGCACCTTCGAGGTCTTCGGCCGACGCCTCCCTAACGAACGACGCTACGGCGTTGTCGCAGGTACACCCCGTGTTCTCGAAGCGGTTCAAAACTTCCGTTTCACCGAAGCTCAGCTTGCCAGCCTGACCTTCCTCAACGACACCACCCTCGAATACCTGCGCAACTACCGTTTCACAGGGCATATCGACGGCTACCGCGAGGGCGAACTGTACTTCCCACATTCCCCCATTTTGACCGTTCGTGGCACCTTCGCAGAATGTGTGATCCTGGAAACCGTCATCTTGTCCATCATGAACGCTGATTCTGCTGTAGCCACCGCCGCCGCCCGCATGGTTACTGCGGCTGATGGTCGCACCATCATCGAGATGGGTTCCCGCCGCACCCACGAATACGCTGCCGTTACCGCAACTCGTGCGGCCTATCTGGCAGGATTCAGCGCTACGTCCAACCTCGAAGCCGTCCACCGCTATGGCATTCCAGGTTCTGGCACGGCAGCGCATGCGTGGACCCTCCTGCATGTCAATGAGGATGGCACTCCTAATGAGAAGAGTGCGTTCGAATCGCAGGTGAAAGCCCAGGGCACTGGCACTACATTGCTCATCGACACCTACGACATCGCTCAAGGAGTACGCAACGCCATCGAAGTGGCTGGCCCAGAACTCGGCGCCGTGCGCATTGACTCCGGTGATCTTGGCGTGATGACTCGCAGGGTCCGCCAAGAGCTGGATAATCTTGGTGCTCATAACACTCAAATCGTGGTCTCCTCTGATCTGGATGAATATGCCATTGCTGGTCTTCGCGGCAATCCGGTTGATGTTTTTGGTGTTGGCACATCTGTTGTTACTGGTTCCGGCGCCCCTACAGCAGGCATGGTGTACAAACTTGTCGAAGTAGATGGCAACCCCGTCTCCAAGCGTTCTCGTGGCAAAGGCATGCTCGGTGGTGCTAAGCGTGCAGCACGTACTCACCGTGCGTCTGGAACCGCTGTGGAAGAACTCGTGTTCCCCTATGAACATCCGGTTCCCCAGGTTGGCACCCTCACGTCGGTAGAACTCACCATTCCACTCATGCGTGATGGCGTGGTCGTGGAGGGGCTTCCTACTTTGGAAGAATCCCGTGCTTACTTGGCCAAGCAACTCATCACCATCCCCTGGGAAGGCTTGGCACTAAGCCGCGACGAACCTGTCTTGGCAACGCGCCATGTGGGATTCGATCAGTAA
- a CDS encoding ATP-dependent DNA helicase, with protein sequence MSSVSPLVVSTDELLSAAVAALGGSTRKGQVSMANAVTNALETERHLAVQAGTGTGKSLAYLVPAIRHAQATNTTVVVSTATIALQRQLVDRDLPRLADALEPLLERRPTFAIMKGRANYLCMNKIAAAEGPEDALIDEEDISWLGKHVARIHDWANDTETGDRDNLEPGVPDLAWRQVSVSAQECIGASRCPHGEDCFAERARKKAHEVDVIVTNHALLAIDALSEVNVLPEHDVVIVDEAHELDGRITAVATNEIGVTALSMSARRAGKLGANGKDEKVVDIAKEWEDEMLTIESGRITDLPDSLRSQLVSLRDALWSLRDQVGHAPDGEAANDPERHAERMSLSNHLNDQHDSVVRILEVFEAEDPSTHEDVVWVIHDERRGVMLKVAPLSVAGLLHTRLFGENTVVLASATLTIGGNFNAMAASWGLPKGTWDSLDAGTPFDPAKSGILYTARHLPDPGRDGLSPETLDEIYDLIMAAGGRTLGLFSSKRAAIQATEEMRKRLPFDILCQGDDSTGALVSQFSKQENTCLFGTLSLWQGVDVPGKSCSLVIIDRIPFPRPDDPLLQARKEAVDADGRNGFMEVAATHAALLMAQGAGRLLRHVTDRGVVAILDTRIVKKRYGSFFLSSLPAFWRTTDSSVVQGALKRLVQK encoded by the coding sequence ATGAGTTCCGTTTCCCCATTGGTAGTTTCCACTGACGAACTTCTCAGTGCAGCCGTTGCTGCATTGGGAGGTTCTACGCGTAAAGGCCAAGTTTCGATGGCCAACGCCGTGACCAATGCTTTGGAAACGGAACGTCACCTCGCTGTTCAAGCTGGGACCGGCACGGGAAAGTCGCTTGCCTATTTGGTTCCGGCGATTCGGCATGCCCAAGCCACCAACACCACAGTTGTAGTTTCTACCGCAACGATTGCCCTGCAGCGCCAGCTCGTCGACCGCGATCTGCCACGTCTGGCGGACGCTTTGGAACCGCTGTTGGAGCGCCGCCCTACTTTCGCCATCATGAAGGGTCGCGCAAACTACCTGTGCATGAACAAAATAGCAGCAGCTGAAGGCCCAGAAGATGCTTTGATTGATGAAGAAGACATCTCGTGGTTGGGCAAACATGTTGCGCGTATTCATGATTGGGCCAACGACACCGAAACCGGTGACCGTGACAACCTCGAACCGGGTGTTCCTGATCTGGCGTGGCGCCAAGTGAGCGTTTCTGCTCAAGAATGTATTGGTGCCTCGCGTTGCCCTCATGGTGAAGATTGTTTTGCGGAACGAGCCCGCAAAAAGGCACATGAGGTCGATGTGATCGTAACCAATCACGCATTGCTGGCGATCGATGCCTTGTCTGAGGTCAATGTATTGCCCGAGCATGATGTTGTGATCGTGGATGAGGCTCATGAGCTCGACGGCCGGATCACAGCCGTGGCAACCAACGAAATCGGTGTGACAGCGCTGTCGATGTCTGCACGACGCGCCGGCAAGCTCGGTGCTAATGGCAAAGACGAAAAAGTTGTTGATATCGCTAAAGAATGGGAAGACGAGATGTTGACCATTGAGTCTGGTCGTATCACTGATCTTCCCGATTCGTTGCGGTCCCAGCTGGTATCCCTTCGTGATGCCCTGTGGTCCCTGCGCGATCAGGTCGGACACGCTCCTGACGGCGAGGCTGCCAACGATCCTGAACGGCATGCAGAACGCATGTCCTTGTCTAACCACCTGAACGACCAGCATGATTCCGTCGTCCGTATCTTGGAGGTGTTCGAAGCAGAAGACCCCAGCACGCATGAGGATGTAGTGTGGGTCATCCACGACGAGCGTCGAGGTGTCATGCTCAAAGTCGCACCACTGTCGGTCGCTGGACTCCTGCATACCCGCCTTTTCGGAGAAAACACCGTGGTCTTGGCGTCGGCTACATTGACCATTGGCGGCAATTTCAATGCCATGGCTGCTAGCTGGGGTTTGCCCAAAGGAACTTGGGATTCCCTCGATGCTGGTACTCCTTTTGATCCAGCAAAGTCGGGTATTTTGTACACAGCCCGGCATCTTCCTGACCCGGGGCGCGATGGGCTTTCGCCAGAAACGCTTGATGAAATCTACGATTTGATCATGGCTGCAGGAGGCCGCACGCTGGGCCTGTTTTCTTCCAAGCGAGCAGCTATTCAAGCTACCGAGGAGATGCGCAAGCGATTGCCTTTCGACATCCTGTGCCAAGGCGATGACTCGACGGGCGCCTTGGTATCGCAGTTCTCCAAACAAGAAAACACCTGTTTGTTCGGCACATTGAGTCTCTGGCAGGGAGTAGACGTTCCTGGTAAGTCGTGCTCCTTGGTAATTATCGATCGGATACCGTTCCCACGCCCCGACGACCCACTGTTGCAAGCCCGCAAGGAAGCAGTCGATGCCGATGGCCGGAACGGTTTCATGGAGGTGGCAGCTACCCATGCGGCCTTGCTCATGGCACAAGGTGCTGGCCGTTTGCTGCGCCACGTCACGGACCGCGGAGTCGTCGCAATTTTGGACACACGTATCGTGAAAAAACGTTACGGTTCCTTCTTCTTGTCCTCCCTGCCTGCTTTTTGGCGCACAACAGATTCTTCTGTAGTCCAAGGTGCTTTGAAACGATTGGTTCAAAAGTAA
- a CDS encoding GNAT family N-acetyltransferase, giving the protein MWTTHALPILSNKSLILQKLQTEDTPRLVELAQDPAMRDFTTIPSPFPVENALEFISSSSVPTDSLIRWAIAAVDKPSTYLGTIEMHVQSPICVDIGYSLHPHARGLGIMPKAVGASKRLRIVRRISPRRNQDTYHKHCFSTYH; this is encoded by the coding sequence ATGTGGACTACGCACGCTCTTCCGATTCTGAGTAACAAGTCGCTTATCCTGCAAAAACTCCAGACCGAAGACACGCCTCGGTTAGTTGAACTGGCCCAAGATCCAGCTATGCGTGATTTCACAACAATCCCCTCCCCTTTTCCTGTGGAAAACGCCCTAGAGTTCATTTCTTCTAGTTCAGTTCCCACCGATTCTCTTATTCGATGGGCAATCGCGGCTGTGGATAAGCCCAGTACCTATCTAGGTACTATTGAGATGCATGTTCAGTCCCCCATTTGCGTCGATATTGGTTATTCGCTTCACCCCCACGCCCGCGGCCTCGGCATTATGCCGAAGGCTGTAGGGGCTAGTAAGCGACTACGCATTGTCCGTCGGATTTCACCGCGTCGAAATCAAGATACGTACCACAAACATTGCTTCTCGACGTACCACTGA
- a CDS encoding HNH endonuclease signature motif containing protein, whose amino-acid sequence MNTTGDTTNTQPFYSHCDMNDPLCRAQRLHTQFDYHRWHSLQPDDNDDVDTYTADIATRIGKTQRYVCDHLDAIYYLTQLPQLHTLYQQLWHLDDTRLIAITRIISALPTTYFDAIDAHLTRWLTPTQPAQTIPSTRAIIRFLRKTITALGYHLDNTRKPEQYLYVYDAGHGLAGIDALIHAGVAELLETTLRSIKKTHDCDDSTALQLLLEDKTSVVINVYDTGTGITYTPQGTALPTVPEHAVIRVLGDVDTAVVAGYRFTEAMRRFIQGRDGVCRFPGCGVLAQWCDIDHVEEYGHGGVTGAVNAQCLCRHHHNMKTSRRVDCEIDAYGVVSWQIGDRTVVTTPEGVLAGQTFRQRREKKIKKAA is encoded by the coding sequence ATGAACACCACAGGGGATACAACCAACACACAACCGTTCTACAGTCACTGCGACATGAACGACCCACTATGTCGTGCACAACGACTCCACACCCAATTCGACTACCACCGCTGGCACAGCCTCCAACCCGATGACAACGACGACGTCGACACCTACACCGCAGACATCGCCACCCGCATCGGCAAAACCCAACGCTACGTCTGCGACCACCTCGACGCCATCTACTACCTCACCCAACTCCCACAACTACACACCCTCTACCAACAACTCTGGCACCTCGACGACACCCGACTGATCGCCATCACCAGAATCATCTCCGCACTACCAACCACTTACTTTGATGCGATCGATGCCCATCTCACGCGCTGGCTTACACCCACGCAACCCGCACAAACCATCCCTAGCACCAGGGCTATTATTCGATTTTTACGCAAAACCATCACAGCTCTTGGTTATCACCTCGACAACACCCGAAAACCAGAACAATACCTCTACGTCTACGATGCTGGACACGGACTGGCAGGTATCGATGCTCTCATCCACGCCGGTGTCGCAGAACTACTCGAGACCACCCTGCGTAGCATTAAAAAGACCCACGATTGTGATGACTCCACAGCCTTACAACTACTGTTAGAGGATAAAACCAGTGTGGTGATCAACGTCTACGACACTGGTACTGGAATTACCTACACTCCACAAGGAACGGCCTTGCCGACGGTGCCTGAGCATGCTGTTATTCGTGTGCTTGGTGATGTTGATACTGCTGTGGTGGCCGGTTACCGGTTTACGGAAGCGATGCGTAGGTTTATTCAAGGTCGTGATGGGGTGTGTCGTTTTCCTGGTTGTGGGGTGTTAGCGCAGTGGTGCGATATTGACCATGTTGAAGAATATGGTCATGGTGGTGTTACTGGTGCTGTTAACGCCCAGTGTTTATGCCGACATCATCATAATATGAAGACGTCTCGTCGGGTGGATTGTGAGATTGATGCTTATGGTGTGGTGTCGTGGCAGATCGGTGATCGTACGGTGGTTACCACACCAGAGGGGGTGCTAGCGGGGCAAACGTTTAGGCAACGCAGAGAAAAGAAAATCAAAAAAGCGGCGTAG